In Salinibacterium sp. ZJ70, one DNA window encodes the following:
- a CDS encoding glucose-6-phosphate dehydrogenase assembly protein OpcA, protein MIVDLPDTTTSALSKALVKIREEGGAVALGRVLTLVIATPLGEEEEVIEAANDASREHPMRVIVLSRNRDRSGEEARLDGQIRVGGDAGASEVIVLRVYGAAASDEEGLVTSLLLPDAPVVVWWPRTAPDSPADSALGRIAQRRITDAGTQDDPVRTLVALGDRYRPGDTDFAWTRLTLWRAQLAAVLDQPPYSPVTAVTVRGAADSPSTELLAAWLSLQLQVPVTLEVTADRGSSGIHGVTLERPTGAIELERNAPGIATLQQPGQPTHDISLPRRSLRDCLAEELRRLDPDDLYGEVIQKGLPLLAAATGAGTERK, encoded by the coding sequence ATGATCGTCGATCTGCCCGACACCACGACGAGCGCGCTGTCCAAGGCGCTCGTCAAGATCCGCGAAGAGGGCGGCGCCGTCGCCCTCGGCCGCGTGCTCACCCTCGTCATCGCGACGCCCCTGGGCGAGGAGGAGGAGGTCATCGAGGCCGCCAATGACGCCTCGCGCGAGCACCCGATGCGCGTCATCGTGCTCTCCCGCAACCGCGACCGCTCTGGCGAGGAGGCCCGTCTCGATGGGCAGATCCGCGTCGGCGGCGACGCGGGCGCGAGTGAGGTCATCGTGCTGCGCGTGTACGGCGCCGCCGCTTCGGATGAGGAAGGGCTCGTCACGAGCCTCCTGCTTCCCGACGCTCCGGTGGTCGTGTGGTGGCCGCGCACCGCTCCGGACTCCCCCGCTGACTCCGCGCTCGGCCGCATCGCGCAGCGCCGGATCACCGACGCGGGCACGCAGGACGACCCCGTGCGCACGCTCGTTGCGCTCGGCGACCGCTACCGGCCGGGCGACACCGACTTCGCGTGGACCCGCCTCACGCTGTGGCGCGCGCAGCTCGCCGCTGTGCTCGACCAGCCCCCGTACAGCCCTGTCACCGCCGTGACCGTGCGCGGCGCGGCCGACTCCCCCTCGACCGAGCTGCTCGCGGCGTGGCTGTCTCTGCAGCTGCAGGTGCCGGTGACGCTCGAGGTCACGGCCGACCGCGGTTCGAGCGGAATCCACGGCGTCACCCTCGAGCGTCCGACAGGCGCGATCGAGCTCGAGCGCAACGCGCCGGGCATTGCCACGCTGCAGCAGCCGGGCCAGCCGACGCACGACATCTCGCTTCCGCGCCGCAGCCTGCGCGACTGCCTTGCAGAGGAATTGCGTAGGCTCGACCCTGATGACCTCTATGGTGAGGTGATTCAGAAGGGGCTGCCGCTGCTGGCCGCGGCGACCGGCGCCGGGACCGAAAGGAAGTGA
- the pgl gene encoding 6-phosphogluconolactonase: MTQRRVRVYEDKPTLATAVAARFIKRIRKVLEAKGHAHVVLTGGTMGEAVLTAVRESDDRERIDWSRVTFWWGDERYLPSGDADRNETQARRALLDALSLDPSQIKAFPALGEHESIEAAASAYAAELAAAAPEGATHPVFDVTFLGVGPDGHVASLFPDHDAVRDTTSIVLAETNSPKPPPARLTLTLGVLNSSERIWLVMAGADKAGALGLTLADANPHDVPAAGVEGRKRTVFFVDRDAASEVPENLLVRERFWTAAHDVQS, encoded by the coding sequence GTGACCCAGCGTCGCGTCCGGGTATACGAGGACAAGCCCACCCTCGCCACCGCCGTTGCGGCGCGCTTCATCAAGCGCATCCGCAAGGTGCTGGAAGCGAAGGGTCATGCGCATGTGGTCCTCACGGGCGGCACGATGGGCGAGGCCGTTCTCACCGCGGTCCGCGAGTCGGATGACCGCGAGCGCATCGACTGGTCGCGCGTCACCTTCTGGTGGGGCGACGAGCGCTACCTCCCGAGCGGCGACGCTGACCGCAACGAGACGCAGGCACGCCGCGCACTGCTCGACGCGCTCAGCCTCGACCCCTCGCAGATCAAGGCGTTCCCTGCGCTCGGCGAACACGAGAGCATCGAGGCGGCCGCATCCGCATACGCCGCAGAGCTCGCGGCGGCAGCCCCAGAGGGCGCGACGCATCCCGTCTTCGACGTGACGTTCCTCGGCGTCGGACCCGACGGCCACGTCGCGTCGCTCTTCCCCGATCACGATGCGGTGCGCGACACCACGAGCATCGTGCTCGCTGAGACCAACTCCCCGAAGCCCCCGCCCGCGCGCCTCACACTCACGCTGGGGGTGCTCAACAGCTCGGAGCGCATCTGGCTGGTGATGGCGGGCGCCGACAAGGCAGGCGCACTCGGACTCACGCTCGCCGACGCGAACCCCCACGACGTCCCCGCTGCTGGCGTCGAGGGCCGCAAGCGCACCGTCTTCTTCGTCGACCGTGACGCGGCATCCGAGGTTCCGGAGAACCTGCTCGTTCGCGAACGCTTCTGGACGGCTGCGCACGACGTGCAGAGCTGA
- a CDS encoding RNA polymerase-binding protein RbpA, whose protein sequence is MASGGSAIRGSRVGSGPMGEQDRGYHADRIAVSYWDAQGNETVRHFAATLAAEEIPEIIDSPATGLPAGRDKDNPPQLQKTEPYKTHLAYVKERRTEGEATQILDDALQQLRERRGSVSS, encoded by the coding sequence ATGGCATCGGGCGGCAGCGCCATTCGCGGCTCGCGCGTTGGTTCAGGCCCCATGGGGGAGCAGGACCGCGGATACCACGCGGACCGCATTGCTGTCTCGTACTGGGACGCTCAGGGCAACGAGACCGTTCGGCATTTCGCGGCGACTCTCGCTGCGGAGGAGATCCCTGAGATCATCGACAGCCCCGCGACCGGCCTTCCCGCCGGTCGCGACAAGGACAACCCTCCGCAGCTCCAGAAGACGGAGCCGTACAAGACGCACCTCGCGTATGTGAAGGAGCGCCGCACCGAGGGTGAGGCGACGCAGATCCTCGACGACGCGCTCCAGCAGCTTCGTGAGCGTCGCGGCAGCGTCTCGAGCTGA
- the secG gene encoding preprotein translocase subunit SecG, with translation MDVLWSIVQVAFQILLGITSLLLTLMILLHKGRGGGLSDMFGGGVTSNLGASGVAERNLNRITVALGLTWFFSIVVLGLLTKFGVGA, from the coding sequence ATGGACGTTCTCTGGTCGATCGTGCAGGTCGCATTCCAGATCCTGCTCGGCATCACCAGCCTCTTGCTGACGCTGATGATCCTGCTTCACAAGGGACGCGGCGGCGGCCTCTCGGACATGTTCGGCGGAGGAGTGACCTCGAACCTCGGTGCGTCCGGAGTTGCCGAGCGCAACCTCAACCGCATCACCGTCGCGTTGGGCCTCACCTGGTTCTTCTCGATCGTGGTGCTCGGACTTCTCACCAAGTTCGGCGTCGGCGCGTAG